The DNA segment TTCTAAAATAAACTTATTTACACGTTCGATCATATTGCAATAATCTTGGCGTGGGATCTTTATATCGCTTATTTGAGCGAATTCTGGCATTTCACCAGTAGTATTTTTAATATCCATTATTCTATCTACCATTTCCCTATATTCTTCTAGTGTCAAATGTGTCATAGAAAATCCCCATGATATTGAAATATACATGGATTTTTATTATGTATAATAATATAGGTTTCAAGTATATAAACTATTCTATTTCATTGATTTAGATTATTTTCCATGAATAAAATAAGAATGATTTTTAAAAGAATTAATATTTTTAGCACATTTTTGATGAAAAATAATTTTAAAATATAGAACTAGATAAATTCTTATAAAAATATTATTCTGTTGATTTGGATTATATTGTAACTATTATAGAAATATTAAATCAAAATGATTTAAATTAATATAAATTTATACATTTAAAAAGAAAATCAATTCAAAATATTATATTTTTAGTTTAAATACAAATATTATAATAAATATTTTAAAGGTTCATATAATATATAACATTTAAGAAAAAAATAAACCATGAATAAAAAACCTTAAATTTATCCCTAAATTACTTTAGAAAGATTTATAAGTGATTGGTAATAGATTATAATCATAAAAACGAATTTTTTATTATATGTTAATATAATATTAAATTAAGTTGCATATATTTATATTCTATTAATTATAGTTTAATTATTTATTATTATAATTATAATATAAAATATAATCATATAATTAATTATTTAATGTAATTATAGAATATAACTTTTAATTAATTAATATTTTATGAGGCGAGGGGTGGAAAAATTAGATTATGTAAAAAGGCAATGATATTTGCCATTTTATTCATTTTTTTTATTAGTTTAAGTGCAAGTTATGCACTTGACACGAATTCTAGCACTAATATTACTAACAATGATAATAGTGCTATAAATAAAGATATAAGTAGAAATAATAGTGAAAGTACTGTTAAAAATTCTAATGATAATAAGAATAATAAAGCTAATACTACAAAAACAAACACTAAATATCAAGCTGCTGGAGAACCAGAAAAGTTAACTCAAAATCAGATACTGGCGGCTTCTAAAACTGTTAATAATTATGTAAAAAAGTATAAAAAATTGCCCAACTATGTAACTATAGCTGGATTTGATTTTTCTATGCAAGAATATTTATATCTACTTAGTGGAACAATATATTACAAATATAATAAGAAAACAACTCAAATTGCTATAAGATACAATATAAAAAATCCATCAAGTCCTAATGGGGTAAATCTAAAAGGAAAACTTACAAAAGCACAGTATTATAGTTATGCAAAAATATTGATTAACTATGTTAAAAAATATAACAAAATTCCTAATTATATTAATACAAGACTTGGAAAAATGCAATATCAAACAGTTATATATACTTTTAACAAAATACTCTATTATTCAGCAACACATAAAGGAGCATTAGCATCTAATGTTGCTATTAAAATTGCAAAATCTCAAACTTTAAATAAGAATCTTCCAAAGTTTGAAAGAGGTAAAGCTAAAAATCCAACTACTAATAATCCTAGTAGTGGAACTAGTAGTGGTACTAGTAGTGGAAAAGTTACTATTTCTCAAAGTCTTATTTGGGCAGCATCTACAAGTCTTAAAAGCTATGTAAATAAAAATAAAAAATTACCTAATTATGTAACTATTTCTGGGAAAAAATATTCTATTCCTGAATTTTTATATTTATTATCAAAAGCTATAAACACTAAACTTGCTGGGTCATCTGGAGCTATTACTGTTAAATCTGGTGTTAAAAGTCCATCTAGTGCAAGTGGTTCTTCAATAAGTAAAATATTTACTAAAGCACAGTATAATGATATGGCAAAAAGATTTGTTAACTATATTAATTCTAATAATAGAGCTCCTAATTATTTAGCTGCAAAATATGGAGTAGGAAATATTCAATATCAAACAGCTATTTATGGATTAGTGTGTGTTGGTGATTATATAAACACTAAAAAAGCTATTCCTAAATCTTTAACAATTAAAATAGCAAAATCTAATTCAATAAACAAATATTTACCTGTATATTCTGGGAATAATGAAAATACTAATCAAACTGCAACTATAAAAACAACTCTTTTAGGTTCTAATGATAAAGGAAA comes from the Methanobrevibacter sp. TMH8 genome and includes:
- a CDS encoding pseudomurein-binding repeat-containing protein, translated to MTHLTLEEYREMVDRIMDIKNTTGEMPEFAQISDIKIPRQDYCNMIERVNKFILEMGRNPRSIEIE